The Megalops cyprinoides isolate fMegCyp1 chromosome 25, fMegCyp1.pri, whole genome shotgun sequence nucleotide sequence TTAAATACTGGGTCCTCAGCTTCCCAGGTGGTAAGGAAGCTGGACTTGTAACTAGCAAATTTCTGCTTCAAATCTTGGCTGGGAGACTGCCGTTTTATCACTGCaccaggtacttaacctgaattgctccTGCTGGAGAAATGGAGACCTGTAATATATGAACTGTAAGCTACTTACGTTGCCCCAGGTAACGGCGACTGTGACgcaaattaataatgtaacagCGCATTAGCTTTGCCTATGCATTTAGGCCGTGGGTGAACATATCAGAGATTTTCTGTAATACTGACGGCAGTGGAGGCCCGTGCAGTGTGACTTTATACAGGACACTGAAGAGCATAGCACACCAAGCACACCTGGGGCGGCagtatagcacagtggtaagaagcagggctcataactgaaaggttactggtttgattctctgctggggcactgctgctgtacccctgggcaacgtgtttaacccagaattgcctcagtaaatatccagctgtgtaaatggataacatgtaaatattgtaacctatgtaggtctgctaaatgacaatagtgcaATGTAATGGAATGACACTGAGGAGTGTAGCGTACCTCActcccccccaaacacacacgtcCTCAGCGTGGCTGGTGAAGAGGGGACCGCTGCAGGCCCGCCCCCCAGGTCCGGTTCCTCCCCTTAGGcctgaaagcaatgaaaagccTCACCTACGACATATGGTTCTGTTGGACCGGGaggttctgctgctgctgctgctgcatgaggagctgctgctgctgccggcgCCGGGCCGTGCGGAGCTTCTCGAAGCGCgcctccatctcctccagcaCCTTGGGCGTGTAGCGCACCACCAGCTTCACGCTGTCCTTGGCCGCCTTCAGCAGCTCCACCGCCTTCTCGTGGTGCTCCCCCTCCACGCTCTGgaaccccccccaaaacacacaccattTAGCCTGGCTGAATGcataacattctcacaacacttctgcaacatttataaaaaaaaaattttttttttttttagttgagtGACACTACAGGGTGCGGAGAAACTGAtcataatgaataaatgaagaaaacGACATGACAGATGGCTAGGCTGCCACTTGTGCTTGCTGCTGGTAAATATGACAATGTTACAAATCGTCTGGTAATGAATTGTCCTAATATCCAGCTCTGAAATTAGTTTTTGAAAACTGCATCAGGCACTCAGAATGTAACAAATGCTCTATGAAATAATCTTTTCTTGGTGACTGATTATGCcgttattttaaaatgatgttttcacaTCCAGAAAAACGTGAAAAAAAGAACCCTAATGATCATGGTAACCTTCTCTTAATAACCCTCCAACGATGATAGAGAAAATAATGACTACATCCTATTACTGTTTTGTAGGGATGGATGTATGTTCAACATTGTGTCTGACAGGGTATTCTTCAAACAGTGGCAGACACAGCAATGAGGTAATATAATAACCTCTTTACAAGGTTAAAGGCTTGCAATTTGGCATGAAAGGGTGGTTTACTCTGACATTCATACAACAggaattaaatgttttgtataaTTAGTACTTCCCCTTAAACCCGCATGAAGGAAATACTTGGCCATCACAATTCCAAATGGctgcaaaatcaaattaatccTTTGTGAGGCTTGCTGTTGGAAGTACACCTTTGATTTGCATCAATAGTGTTTGTCAGAAGAATCCAATTTAAATCTAAACACAAACTGACATTATCGTCTCCCAAGCACAAATTGGTATTCATTGTAGTGTGTTAATAAGTAGCTTTAAAACTGGCATCTGTGGAAAATGACCTCAATATGAGAACATTGCTCCCCTGTGAAACATGGGATGGCTGGTAGTTACATAGAGCATATGGTGAAAAATACAGCAGTTTGCACCTCTAACAAAATAATATCAGCACCTCAAACAGTGATAATACATGTATCATTTTATGTTGACATTTAAACTGctataatgtgtgtatatatgtatgtatgtatatataatttataaaatcATGTATATTGCTATATATAGTTTTCTTAGATGATGTAGTTTCTTTCCCTTTGCAGCGTCACagttaaaccattttaaaaactttgtAACTCCTCTTGAATACGCACACTTTTTTATGCCTCTGTGCAGTTTCAACCAATAGATGTAAAAGGCAAGTAGCTTCAGCGGAAATGACTTCTGCCCATTCTTTAAAAGCCTCTCCTttaaaaatgtctctttcatAATGTCTCATTTATTGCCCAGAAGATCATATGAAAGCCTAATCTAGTCTCCCTTTGCTTATGCATGGAAGATTGGCGTGAAGGTCTGTAAAGAGTTATGCACCCAGAATGAACTTGCTAACTGAAGGGACAGCACCTTTGTGCTATCACTGCGAGCGACGGGGCCTTAAAGTGCTGCTGGAAAAACACTCCCGCTTCCTCGGTTTGCTCGAAAGTGCGCCGCGTTTCAGAACGTCTTTATAGGCGCGTTTCTCTTTCCTGCTGTCCTGGCTGTCAGTCAGAGGCTGTACAGCCCGTCAGCAGGAAGGGACAAGCTCAGCGTTCTGACAGACGGAGAGTTACTGAAAGGTGCGACATGCTGTTTATGCTGGAAACCCGTCTTGCAAAAGAATGTCAGAGTGACCGTTGAGGGGGAGAGCACAGAGTGATTTCCTTTATACTGATGGACAGGCGGGCGTACCAGGAGCTTTGCTTCAGCAGCCTTAGTACAAACCCAGCTGGATTAATAAAGGTATACCTAAAGCATACAGCGGCCCTCAAACACAGGTGCCATCGACAgccaatgcatgctgggagaattCCCGGGGACCTACCACTCCgttgacagagaggagctggtcGCCCCTCTTCAGGCCCCCGTGTCTCTCGGCCACGCCCCCAGGAATGATGCGCGAGATGTAGATGGGGGAGTTCTGCTCCTTGCCGCCCATTACGTTGAAGCCCAGCCCCTCCTCCGTCTTGGGCAGCTCCACCACCCGGGGGTGTGAGTGGCCCTCGCTGGCTGCGAACGCCGCCACCGTGGCCtgg carries:
- the LOC118772088 gene encoding protein lin-7 homolog A isoform X2: MATVVQPLTLDRDVARAIELLEKLQETGDVPGHKLQSLKKVLQSEFCTAIREVYQYMHETITVNGCPEYQARATAKATVAAFAASEGHSHPRVVELPKTEEGLGFNVMGGKEQNSPIYISRIIPGGVAERHGGLKRGDQLLSVNGVSVEGEHHEKAVELLKAAKDSVKLVVRYTPKVLEEMEARFEKLRTARRRQQQQLLMQQQQQQNLPVQQNHMS
- the LOC118772088 gene encoding protein lin-7 homolog A isoform X1; translation: MATVVQPLTLDRDVARAIELLEKLQETGDVPGHKLQSLKKVLQSEFCTAIREVYQYMHETITVNGCPEYQARATAKATVAAFAASEGHSHPRVVELPKTEEGLGFNVMGGKEQNSPIYISRIIPGGVAERHGGLKRGDQLLSVNGVSVEGEHHEKAVELLKAAKDSVKLVVRYTPKVLEEMEARFEKLRTARRRQQQQLLMQQQQQQNLPVQQNHMSFFHKKKK